The window AATCCCACTTATGAACCAACAAGTGATAATGCAGATAAAAATAATTGTGAAAAATTTAAGATTATGCAAAATTATAACAGAGTGGGCCTTGTCGTTCCAATTGAAGCGGATCATATGTATTATGCTGCTATAAACTCAAAATCTTGTAAGCTTACAACATTAGGTGAACATTATTGGAATCTTGTAAAAAATAATAGAATTTAAATTAAATCAGTAACGTATGGAAATTATTTTAAACACAGATACTGTAAAAAAACTGGATCAAGATATTAGAAATAAAATCTCAACAGAACTTAAAACTTGGGAAAAGAAAACTGATGATAATGGGTATACATTATATTACCATACTACGAAATCAGGTCAGTGGGAAGATGATTTATTTGTGAAACCATTTTTAAATATTGAAAAGAAACAAATTAAGTTTTGTATCACCAAATCTGATGGTGAAATAATTGATTTTGAACCATCTTTTGGATACCTATTAGGGAGATTTACGGAAGTATTAATGGTAAATTTTTCAGATCAATTTAACAGTCTTGAATTTAAGTAAGTAAATCATAAGAGTGTAAAATAAGTAAAGGATAGCTTAAAAGAATATCCTAAGAAATATTTAAACAAAATTAAAATAAAAACAATATGGCAAATCCAAGAGCATTTATAAGCTTTGACTTTGATAATAACGCTGGTGAAAAAATGTATTTTGTCGGTCAAGCAGTAAACTCCCGTACTCCTTTTAATATTGAGGATTGGTCTTCAAAAGAAGCATTGGCACAATCAACATGGCAAAAAATTATTGAAGATAAGATGAAGAGGTGTAATATGATGATAGTTTTGGTGGGTAGAAATATGGGTACTGCAACTGGTGTTAATAAGGAAATTGATATGGCAATTAAAAACAATGTTCCTTTTTTTGGAGTATACGTCGCTGGAGCGAATTCTTCATCTATTTTACCTGTTGGATTGGCTAGGAATAGGGTTATTCAGTGGACATGGGATGGTATTGCAAAGGCTATTTCTCAGATGATGAAGGAAGGCAAAAATCTTTAAAACATTTTTTGAAAAATGTATAAAGTAATAATACATTTATTCTTTAACTAGATATTGAAACTGAAAACTTTCAGTTTACTGAATAAAATCGTTTTAAATACTGTTATATTTATAACAGTATTTAAATTTTTAATAAATCATGTTAAATTCTATACTTAAATAATTAATAAAAACAGATTCAAATGATTTTAGGAATAACGGGGCATCAAAGTCTGGAGAGTTTTGATTTAGACTGGATTAAATTGACGATAGGTAATTTTATAGCGGAAAATAATGTTATAAACGGGGTTTCATCCTTAGCAATTGGTGCGGATCAACTTTTCTGTAGAGAACTAATTAAAAGAAATATCAACTATGATGTGGTTATTCCATGCAATAACTATATATCTACTTTTAAAACTCTAGATGATTCGAGGTCTTTCTTAGATTTATTAAACATGTCAAAAGATACTTATACACTTGATTTTGATAAACCTAGTGAATCTGCATTCTATTCAGCAGGCATTGAAATTGTTAATAAAACAACAGTAATGTTAGCTATATGGGATGGAAAGCCAGCAAAAGGCCTAGGTGGCACAGGGGATATTGTTGAGTTTGCATTAAAGCAGAAAAAATCTGTTTTTCATATTAATCCAGTAAATAAAAGATCTAATTGCTTGAAGCAAAGTTAAGGCAATTTACAAAATAAAATGAATTACCCATTTACACCCCTATCCCATGAGATTTGTAAGTTAAAAAGACCTAGGCTTAGATTTTATAATCTGAGTCTTTTATATCAGCAAACTAAAAAATGAGTTGAATGAGTTGAATGAGTTGAATTAGTCAATACTTAATCTGACAGTTATAATCAAATTGAATAACTTTAAAACAGATTAAGTATTATGACAACACAACAAAAAATCATCAAAAACAAGTTAGGTGTACTTGAATTAGCACAACATTTAGGAAACGTCTCCAAAGCCTGTAAGGTGATGGGATATTCCCGAGACAGTTTCTATAGATTCAAAGAACTGTATGAGCAAGGAGGTGAATTGGCGTTACAGGAAATCTCAAGAAGAAAGCCAGTATTAAAAAACCGTGTAGATGAAGCCATAGAAAAGGCTGTTGTTGAGATAGCCATTGAGAACCCTGCTTTAGGACAGCTTAGAGTAAGTAATGAGCTTAAAAAGAAAGGCTTTATCGTATCTCCGGGCGGAGTCAGAAGTATTTGGTTAAGACACGATCTACATACATTTAAACTTAGATTAAAAGCCCTGGAAGCCAAATCCGCTCAAGATGGTATAGTCCTTACCGAATCTCAGCTTTCAGCATTAGAGAAGGCTAAGGAGGAGAAAAAAGCTCATGGAGAAATTGAAACTCACCATCCTGGATATTTAGGAGCTCAAGACACTTATTACGTGGGCAATATAAAAGGAGTTGGACATATTTATCAGCAAACTTTTATTGACACGTATTCCAAAGTTGTTTTTGCAAAGCTATATGATCGTAAAAATGCCCTTATTGCTGCTGATATGCTTAATGATCAGGTGGTTCCTTTCTTTGAGCAACAGGAGCTTCGTTTACTCAGAATTTTAACAGACCGGGGAACTGAATACTGTGGAATAAGGGAGCAGCATGAATACCAGCTCTATTTGGCCATTGAAGATATTGATCACACGAAGACCAAGGCTAAAAGTCCTCAGACCAACGGCATCTGTGAACGTTTTCACAGAACGATTCAGGAAGAATTTTATGCCATAGCTTTCAGAAAAAAAATTTACAGAAGCATTGAGGAACTGCAATTAGATCTGAACAGCTGGCTGTCCTATTACAACAATGAAAGAACACATACAGGAAAACATTGCTATGGTAAAACACCGATGCAGACGTTTCTAGATAGTAAAACTATGGCAAAAGAGAAATTATTGGAAACTCTTGCAGAGGAACAAAAAATCCTTACTTTTGGAAGTAAGGAAAATATGGGATAACTGACAATTATTTTTAAACCCTAACTGTCAGATAAAGTCGTGGCTATTACAAATGAGTCGATAGAAAATTTCTTGTTTTATTTAATTATTACATGTTTTTGTCAATATGTAAATACTTAATCCCTTGTTTACTATAATCTATGTAATAAAAATTATATCCTAAAATTTTTAATATAACTCGATGAATAAGAGTAGCGTATGCATCAGATATTTTTTTTATCCTTTGTTGTTCTTCAACTGTATCATAATTTATAGCTTGATGGGTCATTTGGTTACGTGCTAATAAAGCTTGATTTTCAATAGATTTTTTATCGAAATGAATCTCTAGATATTTAAAAAACACTCGCATCTTTTCTCCAATACTAAAATTATAAGGATTCTTTATTTTATTAATTATAGATGACTTAAATTCATATCCTTCCAACTTTTTTCTAAAGATTCGAGTTCATCTTTGATTAAAATATGATAATTATTTTTTTCATCTTTACTGTATGTTTTTTGTAATCCATGAACTTTAACAAATGAATCTATTAAACTCTCTAAGCCCGAAGATAATGTTGGTAGATTGGTTCCTAACGGTGAACTTTGACCAATCCAAAGTTTCCATAAACAATCAGAAAGCGATATCTTATTATATTGGTTAACGAAATTACTAAAAAGTTCATTTAGAATTTTCTCAAGAAAATTTCTATCTTTTCCGTTACTTAATGGTATAGGATTCATATTTATATTTTTATACAACTTTCTCGACCACGGATTTATTGATTCTGTGGCGATAAGTTCATATCCATTAATGAATGAGCTTGATCCAATATTTTGCAGATGACTTCCAAATATAAATGATAAAAACTCTTGTACTATTTTTCTGAAATATTGGTCTGGAAAATCATTTGAAATATTACGATACTCGACTAAAATTCCATCCATATTATCTGGCAAATATTTTTTATTTACTGCTTGAATACAAATAATTTGGTTTTGATAATTCAATACAAAATAATCCCATGAACTTGAGTATCCATTACCGAAGTATTCGATATTCTCTTCGTAATGATCTAAACTGGTTCTATATTTATAATGCTCACTAAAGTTTATTCTTTTTGTTAGTCCACTAAACAAAATATCAGGAATTGAGCAAAGAGAGTAATCGCATATTTTATCCGGTAGAATATTGCTGTTATTTACTAATTCAATACCTTCTAAATATACTTCACATCTAAACTCAAAATATAATACATCATCTTTTTTAAATGGAATCTGATTAATAAATGAAATACCAAATCCCTTTATACGATATATATTTCCATTTGATTTGGCTTCAATTGTTTCACCTTTTATAAAGCCGACTTTTTTTAGTTCATCGTCTTCATAGTATTCTAATTCTTTTGGATTTTTTGTTACACCTTTTAATATCCCTTTTAGGCTATAATCATAATCTCTAAAAATTTCAATAGTCGAATCAGAAGGAATTTTATAATGATTAGTTAGTGAAAAAAGTTCAGTTACTTTTAGAGGAAACTCATTGCCTTCCCAATCATAACTTTGAAATTTTTTGTTCTCAATCTTTTTCATTTATATCCGCAGTTTTTTATCATCGTTTTTATTATAAAAGTAAATACAATTTTTTTTAGATAATCACTGTTATGTATCTCAACCATGTTTATTGATACAACTTTAGTTGAGATATTATTTTTCGTATTCGTTTAGAATGGTTTCTAACACATTTTCTAAATTTTCAGTAATATCTTTTCCAGTAAATCTTAAAACATTTATATCTAATTTGTTTAAAGCTTCATTAATTTTTTTATCTTTATTTAAATCATGAAATTCTTTTCCGTCACAAAAAATTGCTAACTTTTTATCCGGAAAATAAAAATCAGCTTGAGTAATAAGTTGTTCTTGTCCCAACCAAATGCCACTGTCTTGCATTTCGAAATAATTTGCAATGATATCTCCTGACTTAAAAATATTTGTCTGTATTATTGGAGTCAATTTCTTCAAATACATTCCTTGTAATAGAAATAATTCAATAGGAGAATCACACCTAAAAATTCTACGAGGTTCAGTATTTGAAAAGTTTTTAAAAAATAAATTCGTCTTATATTTTCTATATTTTGCATTGATTTCTTTTGATGACGTACTATTCTCTAAGAATTTTATTTCTCGCTTATCAAAAATTGGAGATAAAAAATACATTCCCCAATTAAAACCAACAGTATCTATATAATCATTATAATCTAAATTTGAAAAAATTTGATAATCTATTCCCATTCCTTGTTTCCAAGATTGAAAAGGATTAAATTCTGTGAAAACTAAATTTCCTTCTTGGCTTAATTGTTCAACATCCATTTGCTCAAGTAATTCTATCCTCCAAGTATCAATTTTACCTTTGTTTGTCATAGGTAATAAAGAAATATTATATGGTAAACCTTTTAATGAGCCTTCTGGATTGTCTTCTATGGCAAAAAAATTAAAAACAATTGAAATTGCTTGAAACTCATTTACTCCAATACTTTTATAATATTCATATTCTATTTCAGCAGGATTTACTGTTAAAATTGGTGGATGACCCGAATCAGTTATAAATTTTAATCTCGAATTTGTAATTGGTAATATTCCATTTAAGGCATGAAAGTCTAGATTTAATATCGGTGGAATATTTCTAAAATCAATTTCTAAATCTTTTTGTTTAGGAAAATTTTTATAATATTTTAAATTATCTTCCAAAAATTTAGGTCTATTTAGAATCATACGAATATTTAGTGTGATATGTTAATTGAATGTTTCCTGTAAAGCTACAGGTGGATTTTGCTAGCGACAAAGTTTTATTAAGAATGAAAATAGATGTCCAATTGAAGTCTTTCAATAATAGTTTTTTTAACATTATAAGCAGCGTATCACCTTAAAAGCTGCTCAAATAGTTTCTTCCATATTGAAATGTATTTTTCATCAACTTTATCGAAATTCTTATCAAATTTATTTTGCATATCTCTTGCAATATCGACTTTCCAACCTTTTTCTAAAATTATATTCTCTGTTCTAGCCCATTCTTCGACTTGGTTTACAATAGGTTTATCTTTGGTATAAAAATCTTCAAAATCATTTTCTGCTCTATATTTTTTGTCTATCAGCCTAATTAGTGAATCTGGTTCCAACAAATCTTCAATTTCATAAATATCTTCCCCTATAAAATCTTTCACTCCAATTACTTTTTCCTTTTGGCTCAAATATTTGCCAGTTTTTAATTGTTTTTGGAAATCCTCTCCTGCTTTATCTGAGTCTAATAAAACAATGGGTAAATCATTATCTCGTGAAGCTACCAATTTTGAAACGGGTGACATTCCTCTAACTCCACCAGTTGGAATAAAAACGATCTCTTTTGAGTATTTTAAATCACCATTTCCAATCAAGAATCTTTTTATTAAACTTAAGTATATCTGGTCACTTGGTCCTTCAACTAAAATGGGCTTGCAGCCTAACAAAAGCGTGTCTGATACTGTTAAGCCTAATGCGGCATGAACAGGATAAATAGATTTTTCAGCATCAGTTTCATTATATCGCAAATTGGAAGAAACTTTTGTTCGGCCTGTTTCTAAATCAACATATACAGCTTTTACATTTGCCAAGTTATCCATATCAACCAAGAATGGAGAATGAGAAGTATATAGCAGTTGATTATCCTCTGACAATTTTCTGAAGAACTTCGCTAAGTCATATTGTGCAATCGGATGCAGCGATAAACCGGGTTCGTCTAAAAGTAATATTGTATTGTTATGTTCTTCTTTTGTTTCCACTAAGAATACAAGAAAAAAACTAAAAAACCATTGCAAACCTCGGCTTCTTCCTTCAAGCTCAATATGTTCTGGACGAAGTTTATCGGAAACATTTATCCGAAAATGATTTCCATCAGCTTGAAAATCAAAAATATAATCACCTTGCAGCCACCATTTTTTAAAGCTAGTTGTTAATTCCGTCGCTGCAGATCGTAATAGAACACCTCTTTCTTTTTTCTTTTCGGACCATTCCTTTACTTCATCATCTGTTAAATCAACTTCTTCCGAGCTTATTTCTTGCTCATAATGATTTAGTTTTTTAATAATGACTTTTCTATCATTACCTAACTCATAAATTTCTTGAGGTGATAAACCAACATATTTAAAAAGCACATCTAAAGTCCTAACTTTTGCTCTAGCTGATTCAGATAAATCCTTACGTTCCAAATCTTCAATTACCCTAGGTAAAAAGATTTCACTATCTAGATTTCCATAGTCAGAGTAATAAACAAATTTTGGTATATTTTTTAGGACTTTTTGCCTAATTTCTTTAGTTGTTGTAATGGGCTTCGCATCAAAAGCATCAATGAAAAATTGAAGATTTTTAGAAATATTGTTTGCAAAATATTCTGGGATATTTTTCTTTCTGCTAAAATTTGTGTTCAATAAATTTTGAATTTCTACTATAATTTTTTCAATATCAGATTTAACAAAATAATCTTCCTCAAAGTTTTTCTTTAGATTTTCTAACAGATCATTAATTAAGTTTTTGTTTTCATCAGATTCTTTAATGAAAAAATCTTCATTCGCAATATTAGTCTTAAATTGGTTCAAAACTGTTATTATCCTTTCACTCGAAAAACTTCTAACTTCCGAATATGGGAAAGATATACGATATTCTCCGTTATATTTTCTTTGTACTAAAGTTCTTTTGACTTGTTCAATATCACAATCTAATTCTGATGATATTTCATTTGCCAACTTATCGTTTAAAATAAAGTCAGCTTGTATGAATACATCCTCAGAGTGATTGTCTGTCTTGTATTTACTATATAAATTTCGTGGAAAATCGTCTAACGGTACGATTGGTTCATTGTTAGCAGGTCTCAATTTCCACAAAGCTATCAGCAAGTTAGTTTTTCCAGCTTCGTTTGTTCCAACTAAGCAAGTATTATCAGATACTTCTATCCAATCACTTTCTTCTATTGATCTAAAATTAATTACCTTAAATCTGTCTAATATTGTTTTCATCAGTTATAATTTTTGGTTTGGTATTATTAAATTATCAGAAAATTAAGTGCTGAATTTAATTTTAAAATTTAATTAATACAGCACTAAAATGAAGTTATTTCCAATTGCCGAAATCGAAGAAAAATTGTTTTAATCTATAATTATTGAATCTATTAATTCATTGTTGAAATTAAAATTGTCTAGTACATTATTAATTGAATATGAAGAATTAAATTTTTTTGTATTTCAACTACTTCTTTTTCAGTGATAATTTCTTTAGTTCTGTCTTTAAATTCTACTAAAAAATTAAATACATCTTTCTCAGATACGATCGAAAATCCAAGAAGCAGAAAACTTAAGCCATTATCAGAGCTTCCTATTGCATTTAATGAAAAAACATATTTCCCATCAATAGGAAGGTATTGATGGCTATTATTTAAAAATCCCAGTTTATTTAGATGTGAATGAGTTAATGGAGCTTCATAATATTTAATGTCAGCATTCAATTTTTTTTCTTCTTTGTCTTTCACGAAGTATACATTCAATTTGTCATTATCTTTATTAACAAATCGTACTATATGTTGTTTTAAATGTGAATCGGTTAAAACATAGTAATGGTTTTCTTTCATATTATAAATATTTCTTTATGTTTTTAAATTACAGTTAATTTATATTCTGACTCTGTAAATGACAAAAATAAAAACCATTATAAAATTCACTATCAGTATTTTCACTGAATCTTCTCAGCGATTATTCTGCAATTGTGAAAGCTGTGACCCCAAATCTGGTAAGCATTTGTTTTTGCAATTTTCCATCAGATTACAGGTATTGATAATTTATGTTCATTACTTTATTTTGAAATAATTGTACAAACATATACAGAATGAATTAGTTCATTATTTTTATAAAAGTTCTGATTCGATTAAATCCAATTTGGCTTCCTTCAAAATTTTATTCATTATTTCCAAACATTCTTTTCTGACAGTATCGAATTTATTCCTTAGTTTAAAATCCATAATTTCAAGACAAGTTTCGTGTTGTCTAATTCTTCCATCCTGAATTCCTTCTAAATATAGCGTTCTGATTTCGTTAAGTTTTACTACGATTTTTCGTATCTCTTTTCTCCAATTTTCATTTGATAATTCAGTAAAGTCAAAAGTTGTAGCAATTAAATCTTTTTCTCTATTATACAATTTTCCAGTCGAAATTGTCTGCATAGTATCTTTAATGGCTTCAATAAAATCTCCGCCACTTTCCTCATATTGCATATGTCTGTCAAAAGCAGGACGAGAAAATGCTCTTCTAAAAGTTAATAAAATATGTTCATTTTTGTCATATTGATAAATTTTATCTAAAACATCTGAAAAGTAGAAATACATTAAATCCTTATGGTTTAAAATCATTGCTTGCAGATCTTCCCAAAACCATATTTCTACTCGAAAAAGATTCTTTCTAGCTCTTTCCTCATTAATTGCTAATATTATATTTTGAATTTTTACATCTCTGAAAGAAGTTGTAGCAAAAATTAATCTTTCGAGTTGGGGACTAAAATTTTCTGCATTAATTATTTCTTTTTTTATAATATCTTCTGTTAGCAAACTGTAATTTAGTAACTGTCCTTGGGAACTTGTATTTATGACTTTCTTTGCCTGAATACCTGGTAGCCTACGTTTTTCATCATATCCTATTAGGTCTATACCATTTTGTTTTTGCCCTTTTCTCCCATACAATTGCCAACCTTCATCTTTCCAAATTACATCTACCAGTCCTTTTAAAAAACTTTCAAAATATTCCCACTTCTGGGGTGGTAAAAGAGTCAAATCGAAATTACCCATATTTTATGATTTTTTTAGAATTGTTATAGCAATTTATTACTGATATTTTTGAAAACTTAAATCCTTTACCAAGCATTATACATTACAAATTGACGAATATTAAAATATTGATATAAAATATCTTCAATTATCAGTAATTTATCTATTGGGCTTAATTCTTTGGTTATATTTTTTATATCATTTTCTAAATTTAAACCCGAAATCCTATTAATTGAAGCTGTCAATATAAAATTATATTCTTCGGACTCATCTTTTAGTCCAAGTAATTCTGATAATAATCGGAAATTTTTATCAATTATATTTTCGCTATTATTATAATTTAATTGCTCAAAAACATCTTGAATAAAATAATATAAATTATTTGATTTCGAATTTTCTAAATTTATTGGGTCACTGTGAAATCCAACCTTATAATCTTTACAAAATGAATAATGATGATTTACGCTTCTATCTGAAATAATTTCGTGTGGCGGAATTGTAATTGAATTCTTGAATATTGTTTTATTTCTCCAAATTAAATCTCTTCCTCTTAAAGGATGGAAATAAACTTCACGATACTGAACTGGTAATAATGCAGATGAAAGGAATTTTAATTTTTTCAATTCGGTACTTTTAAAGAACAAAGGTGCAACATAAGCTGCTTTGTTATTCTGTGAAAGTTTATATAAGGCATTATGTTGTCCGTATTCTTTACCTTTTTTTAAAAGTTCAAATGCAAAAAAACCTTTTTCGATTGGCAAAGAGACTGATTTTCGTTGATTTGCTATTTTCCCGGTAAATCTTGGAGAATAAAAATCAGAACGTTTAAACTGAATATAAAAAGGTACAATGGTATTTAAAACTCCATCGTAACCTAATTCATTTTCATCAGCCTGAGAAATTCTTCGTATTTCTATATTTTTATCAAAGTAATAATAGCATCTATTCAATGCGGTCTCGATTGCTGAAATATAATCTTCTTCAATAAAATCGGGAATAATTTTTTCACCTTGTTTTTTTAAAAGTTTCATTGGTTACTGTTTAGATAATATAGCTAAAATAAATAATTTTCGAGTAACTATATAACAAATCCCAACTCTCGTCAGGATTTATTGATTAAATTAAAAACTCACACTATTTCCCAAGATACTTCTGTACTGCAGCAGCAGAAGTTCCGACAGCTTTAACTGCTTCTTTCAAACGTTCTTTGGTAACACCAAACTTTTTTGACCAGTATTCCAGTTCCCAAGTTTCGTTCACA of the Chryseobacterium capnotolerans genome contains:
- a CDS encoding WW domain-containing protein, which translates into the protein MEIILNTDTVKKLDQDIRNKISTELKTWEKKTDDNGYTLYYHTTKSGQWEDDLFVKPFLNIEKKQIKFCITKSDGEIIDFEPSFGYLLGRFTEVLMVNFSDQFNSLEFK
- a CDS encoding TIR domain-containing protein, with translation MANPRAFISFDFDNNAGEKMYFVGQAVNSRTPFNIEDWSSKEALAQSTWQKIIEDKMKRCNMMIVLVGRNMGTATGVNKEIDMAIKNNVPFFGVYVAGANSSSILPVGLARNRVIQWTWDGIAKAISQMMKEGKNL
- a CDS encoding IS481 family transposase; the encoded protein is MTTQQKIIKNKLGVLELAQHLGNVSKACKVMGYSRDSFYRFKELYEQGGELALQEISRRKPVLKNRVDEAIEKAVVEIAIENPALGQLRVSNELKKKGFIVSPGGVRSIWLRHDLHTFKLRLKALEAKSAQDGIVLTESQLSALEKAKEEKKAHGEIETHHPGYLGAQDTYYVGNIKGVGHIYQQTFIDTYSKVVFAKLYDRKNALIAADMLNDQVVPFFEQQELRLLRILTDRGTEYCGIREQHEYQLYLAIEDIDHTKTKAKSPQTNGICERFHRTIQEEFYAIAFRKKIYRSIEELQLDLNSWLSYYNNERTHTGKHCYGKTPMQTFLDSKTMAKEKLLETLAEEQKILTFGSKENMG
- a CDS encoding endonuclease domain-containing protein, with the translated sequence MILNRPKFLEDNLKYYKNFPKQKDLEIDFRNIPPILNLDFHALNGILPITNSRLKFITDSGHPPILTVNPAEIEYEYYKSIGVNEFQAISIVFNFFAIEDNPEGSLKGLPYNISLLPMTNKGKIDTWRIELLEQMDVEQLSQEGNLVFTEFNPFQSWKQGMGIDYQIFSNLDYNDYIDTVGFNWGMYFLSPIFDKREIKFLENSTSSKEINAKYRKYKTNLFFKNFSNTEPRRIFRCDSPIELFLLQGMYLKKLTPIIQTNIFKSGDIIANYFEMQDSGIWLGQEQLITQADFYFPDKKLAIFCDGKEFHDLNKDKKINEALNKLDINVLRFTGKDITENLENVLETILNEYEK
- a CDS encoding AAA family ATPase; the encoded protein is MKTILDRFKVINFRSIEESDWIEVSDNTCLVGTNEAGKTNLLIALWKLRPANNEPIVPLDDFPRNLYSKYKTDNHSEDVFIQADFILNDKLANEISSELDCDIEQVKRTLVQRKYNGEYRISFPYSEVRSFSSERIITVLNQFKTNIANEDFFIKESDENKNLINDLLENLKKNFEEDYFVKSDIEKIIVEIQNLLNTNFSRKKNIPEYFANNISKNLQFFIDAFDAKPITTTKEIRQKVLKNIPKFVYYSDYGNLDSEIFLPRVIEDLERKDLSESARAKVRTLDVLFKYVGLSPQEIYELGNDRKVIIKKLNHYEQEISSEEVDLTDDEVKEWSEKKKERGVLLRSAATELTTSFKKWWLQGDYIFDFQADGNHFRINVSDKLRPEHIELEGRSRGLQWFFSFFLVFLVETKEEHNNTILLLDEPGLSLHPIAQYDLAKFFRKLSEDNQLLYTSHSPFLVDMDNLANVKAVYVDLETGRTKVSSNLRYNETDAEKSIYPVHAALGLTVSDTLLLGCKPILVEGPSDQIYLSLIKRFLIGNGDLKYSKEIVFIPTGGVRGMSPVSKLVASRDNDLPIVLLDSDKAGEDFQKQLKTGKYLSQKEKVIGVKDFIGEDIYEIEDLLEPDSLIRLIDKKYRAENDFEDFYTKDKPIVNQVEEWARTENIILEKGWKVDIARDMQNKFDKNFDKVDEKYISIWKKLFEQLLR
- a CDS encoding DUF3606 domain-containing protein, with translation MSDDLSKKGPQDATKVNVNETWELEYWSKKFGVTKERLKEAVKAVGTSAAAVQKYLGK